A region of the Brienomyrus brachyistius isolate T26 chromosome 10, BBRACH_0.4, whole genome shotgun sequence genome:
ATCGATgaaacttgcaaaacaaaattgcTAAATTGACTTATTCCGCACAGATTCATATTTACAGCATTTGCACCGGTGCGTTGAagtaaatacattataatactGATTCAGTAGAATCCGGGCAAAGTACACCATcagtttaaaaactgttatataaACACATACATTACATAAAACAACCAGGGTGTATAACATTAGGTTTTTTTCGAATTGGTCATGAGGAACATTTATACAGGACTATATAAATATCTTAAATCTATATACACAGTCAAAAATCGGATGAAAAGTGCAGAATCACGAACAGTACTTAAAATGTCTTATTTTTGGACTGTAAGACCATACTCGAAGTCAAAATGGTCCACTTTGGTTCATAAATCACTTGTGCCCACGAGTTCTTCGTCTGTGGTGATGCCCATAACTGTTTTCTCTCCTGGCGCAAACGTGCTTGATGCTGAGCTGAGAGCAATGGTCGCATTTTACCGTGCAGCACCAATGGAATTTGCAATTGCAGCTGCTAAAAGTTTCGATCCGTCTCTCTTCGACCCTCAAACCACACTCGTGGCAGAGTCTGCGGCAACTCCTCTTTTCCCACTGCGATAAACTGTCCCCGTTGTAGAGACACTCCCTGCCTTCCGTGCCATGGAGTCCCAGGCTTAGGTTTTTGAGGCAGTAATCTGGAGAATCTTCCAAGTACACGAGCTCAGTACGGGAGATGGTGCTGAATGCGTCCGCGATGGCCCCGCGGTTGTCAGCGCTGTTCCCAGCACGCAAGCGCCTCTTATCCATCTCCAATTTCTGCGCCTGGTCGTGCTTCACTTTCAAGTAATTTCCGACTTCTCGGAAGTCGGACAGCTGCAGCCAGCAGGTTTTAATGGTGCAGCTTTCTGACATCCCGTGGCACCTGCAGATCTGCTTCATGGTTGCTTTCACAGCCTGAGAAAGAGAATTTCAATTAAGATAGAAATTACAAAGTCCCAAAAGCCATCAATGCACCCAAATTATTAATGTAGTCTATTAGGATGGTGCAGGCGGGCAAAAAAGCTGTTATAGGTTGCAACTCTACGACCTTCCGAAATTACCTTATGGGAAAGCATGCATGATCAGGCTAAGTAACTGAATCATCAACAAAAACCCTTACCATTCTCCCGGCCTCGTTGTTATGCAGGTTCACTGCTGCCCTCGAATCCTGGCCTGTTTCAAG
Encoded here:
- the LOC125751026 gene encoding protein Wnt-8a-like, which translates into the protein MTGPKAYLTYASSVQAGAQSGIEECKHQFAWDRWNCPESALQLSTYNGLRSATRETSFLHAISAAGVMYSLTKNCSLGDLDNCGCDNSRNGKIGGRGWLWGGCSDNVDFGERISKQYVDSLETGQDSRAAVNLHNNEAGRMAVKATMKQICRCHGMSESCTIKTCWLQLSDFREVGNYLKVKHDQAQKLEMDKRRLRAGNSADNRGAIADAFSTISRTELVYLEDSPDYCLKNLSLGLHGTEGRECLYNGDSLSQWEKRSCRRLCHECGLRVEERRIETFSSCNCKFHWCCTVKCDHCSQLSIKHVCARRENSYGHHHRRRTRGHK